The Pelodiscus sinensis isolate JC-2024 chromosome 26, ASM4963464v1, whole genome shotgun sequence genome contains a region encoding:
- the TRAPPC4 gene encoding trafficking protein particle complex subunit 4 isoform X2 produces MAPAAAAAAARCRTRKERACSGSLGNPVLPLRFRSTGPHRFRVTGGGRLHFPSSPPTAVPWADGSRHGHLQRVRGEQGRGAHLPAGSLRAARRGRENVQLPPGPGAQAPRRARGGGVRAARQHPRLFAIGSQLSPELGSSGIEMLETDTFKLHCFQTLTGIKFVVLADPRQAGIESLLRKIYEIYSDFALKNPFYSLEMPIRCELFDQNLKLALEVAEKAGPFGPGS; encoded by the exons ATggcgccggctgctgctgctgctgctgcaagatGTCGGACGAGAAAGGAAAGAGCCTGCTCGGGCAGCCTGGGAAACCCCGTGCTGCCACTGCGCTTCCGGAGCACCGGGCCACACCGCTTCCGGGTCACCGGGGGGGGGAGACTACACTTCCCATCATCCCCGCCCACCGCCGTGCCCTGGGCTGACGGGAGCCGACATGGCCATCTTCAGCGTGTACGTGGTGAACAAGGCCGGGGGGCTCATCTACCAGCTGGATCACTACGCGCCGCGCGCCGAGGCCGAGAAAACGTTCAGCTTCCCCCTGGACCTGGTGCTCAAGCTCCACGACGAGCGCGTGGTGGTGGCGTTCGGGCAGCGCGACAGCATccgcg GTTGTTTGCAATTGGGTCCCAGTTGTCTCCTGAGCTAGGGAGTTCTGGCATCGAGATGTTAGAAACAGACACATTTAAACTACACTGTTTTCAGACTTTAACAG GGATCAAATTTGTAGTACTTGCTGATCCACGGCAAGCTGGGATAGAGTCCCTTCTGCGCAAGATCTACGAGATTTATTCTGACTTTGCTCTGAAAAATCCTTTCTACTCACTGGAGATGCCAATCAG GTGTGAGCTGTTTGATCAGAACTTGAAACTTGCTTTGGAGGTAGCAGAAAAAGCTGGACCATTTGGACCGGGATCATAG
- the TRAPPC4 gene encoding trafficking protein particle complex subunit 4 isoform X1 gives MAPAAAAAAARCRTRKERACSGSLGNPVLPLRFRSTGPHRFRVTGGGRLHFPSSPPTAVPWADGSRHGHLQRVRGEQGRGAHLPAGSLRAARRGRENVQLPPGPVGHAVLSINGIDVNGKYTADGKEVLEYLCNPANYPVSIRFGRPRLSSNEKLMLASMFHSLFAIGSQLSPELGSSGIEMLETDTFKLHCFQTLTGIKFVVLADPRQAGIESLLRKIYEIYSDFALKNPFYSLEMPIRCELFDQNLKLALEVAEKAGPFGPGS, from the exons ATggcgccggctgctgctgctgctgctgcaagatGTCGGACGAGAAAGGAAAGAGCCTGCTCGGGCAGCCTGGGAAACCCCGTGCTGCCACTGCGCTTCCGGAGCACCGGGCCACACCGCTTCCGGGTCACCGGGGGGGGGAGACTACACTTCCCATCATCCCCGCCCACCGCCGTGCCCTGGGCTGACGGGAGCCGACATGGCCATCTTCAGCGTGTACGTGGTGAACAAGGCCGGGGGGCTCATCTACCAGCTGGATCACTACGCGCCGCGCGCCGAGGCCGAGAAAACGTTCAGCTTCCCCCTGGACCTG TGGGCCATGCTGTACTCTCCATCAATGGCATCGATGTGAATGGGAAGTACACAGCTGATGGGAAGGAGGTGCTGGAGTACCTCTGCAACCCTGCCAACTACCCCGTCTCCATCCGTTTTGGTCGGCCTCGCCTCTCCTCCAATGAGAAGCTCATGCTGGCCTCCATGTTTCACTC GTTGTTTGCAATTGGGTCCCAGTTGTCTCCTGAGCTAGGGAGTTCTGGCATCGAGATGTTAGAAACAGACACATTTAAACTACACTGTTTTCAGACTTTAACAG GGATCAAATTTGTAGTACTTGCTGATCCACGGCAAGCTGGGATAGAGTCCCTTCTGCGCAAGATCTACGAGATTTATTCTGACTTTGCTCTGAAAAATCCTTTCTACTCACTGGAGATGCCAATCAG GTGTGAGCTGTTTGATCAGAACTTGAAACTTGCTTTGGAGGTAGCAGAAAAAGCTGGACCATTTGGACCGGGATCATAG
- the TRAPPC4 gene encoding trafficking protein particle complex subunit 4 isoform X3 has protein sequence MAIFSVYVVNKAGGLIYQLDHYAPRAEAEKTFSFPLDLVLKLHDERVVVAFGQRDSIRVGHAVLSINGIDVNGKYTADGKEVLEYLCNPANYPVSIRFGRPRLSSNEKLMLASMFHSLFAIGSQLSPELGSSGIEMLETDTFKLHCFQTLTGIKFVVLADPRQAGIESLLRKIYEIYSDFALKNPFYSLEMPIRCELFDQNLKLALEVAEKAGPFGPGS, from the exons ATGGCCATCTTCAGCGTGTACGTGGTGAACAAGGCCGGGGGGCTCATCTACCAGCTGGATCACTACGCGCCGCGCGCCGAGGCCGAGAAAACGTTCAGCTTCCCCCTGGACCTGGTGCTCAAGCTCCACGACGAGCGCGTGGTGGTGGCGTTCGGGCAGCGCGACAGCATccgcg TGGGCCATGCTGTACTCTCCATCAATGGCATCGATGTGAATGGGAAGTACACAGCTGATGGGAAGGAGGTGCTGGAGTACCTCTGCAACCCTGCCAACTACCCCGTCTCCATCCGTTTTGGTCGGCCTCGCCTCTCCTCCAATGAGAAGCTCATGCTGGCCTCCATGTTTCACTC GTTGTTTGCAATTGGGTCCCAGTTGTCTCCTGAGCTAGGGAGTTCTGGCATCGAGATGTTAGAAACAGACACATTTAAACTACACTGTTTTCAGACTTTAACAG GGATCAAATTTGTAGTACTTGCTGATCCACGGCAAGCTGGGATAGAGTCCCTTCTGCGCAAGATCTACGAGATTTATTCTGACTTTGCTCTGAAAAATCCTTTCTACTCACTGGAGATGCCAATCAG GTGTGAGCTGTTTGATCAGAACTTGAAACTTGCTTTGGAGGTAGCAGAAAAAGCTGGACCATTTGGACCGGGATCATAG